A region from the Panicum hallii strain FIL2 chromosome 1, PHallii_v3.1, whole genome shotgun sequence genome encodes:
- the LOC112879048 gene encoding ADP-ribosylation factor-like protein 8c: protein MGLWDSLLNWLRSLFFKQEMELSLVGLQNAGKTSLVNAVATGGYSEDMIPTVGFNMRKVTKGNVTIKLWDLGGQRRFRTMWERYCRGVSAILYVVDAADRDSVPIAKSELHDLLTKKSLAGIPLLVLGNKIDKSEALSKQALVDQLGLESIQDREVCCYMISCKDSVNIDVVIDWLIKHSRTAK from the exons ATGGGGCTCTGGGACTCGCTGCTCAACTGGCTCCGAAG CTTGTTTTTTAAGCAGGAGATGGAGCTCTCCTTGGTTGGGCTGCAAAATGCTGGAAAGACATCTCTAGTCAATGCTGTCGCT actggtgGCTACAGCGAGGACATGATTCCAACT GTAGGCTTTAATATGCGGAAAGTTACCAAAGGAAATGTCACAATTAAACTTTGGGACCTTGGTGGGCAACGGAGATTCCGGACAATGTGGGAGCGCTACTGCCGAGGAGTTTCTGCTATTCT ATATGTGGTGGATGCTGCTGATCGAGATAGTGTCCCAATAGCAAAAAGTGAATTGCATGATCTGCTGACGAAAAAGTCTTTAGCTGGGATTCCCTTGCTTGTCCTTGGCAACAAAATTGACAAGTCTGAAGCGCTTTCTAAGCAGGCATTGGTTGACCAACT TGGATTGGAATCTATACAGGATCGTGAAGTTTGTTGCTACATGATCTCCTGCAAGGATTCTGTGAACATAGACGTTGTCATTGACTGGCTTATCAAGCACTCTAGAACAGCAAAGTAG
- the LOC112888033 gene encoding transcription factor MYB20-like has translation MGRQPCCEKVGLKKGPWTVEEDQKLVAFLLSHGHCCWRLVPKLAGLLRCGKSCRLRWTNYLRPDLKRGLLSEEEEALVIDLHAQLGNRWSKIAAQLPGRTDNEIKNHWNTHIKKKLKKMGIDPVTHRPLSPARPEEVFPLAQQRHDPPHVREGRCDDEPKQALSSRGLPGAEDDEDEEAPASAQPQGATSPASTAAAVSPSCSSSSTASASFATPGADVAAWSDPIDLFQVDSIMDMDWAGILSGCGEDGAGIDVDLFDHYPGFDQQVWM, from the exons ATGGGGAGGCAGCCGTGCTGCGAGAAGGTCGGTCTCAAGAAGGGGCCATGGACCGTGGAGGAGGACCAGAAGCTGGTCGCCTTCCTCCTCTCCCACGGCCATTGCTGCTGGAGGCTCGTCCCCAAGCTCGCAG GGCTGCTGAGGTGCGGGAAGAGCTGCCGGCTGAGGTGGACCAACTACCTGCGGCCGGACCTCAAGAGGGGCCTCCtctcggaggaggaggaggcgctggTCATCGACCTCCACGCGCAGCTCGGCAACCGCTGGTCCAAGATCGCGGCGCAGCTCCCCGGGAGGACGGACAACGAGATCAAGAACCACTGGAACACCCACATCAAGAAGAAGCTCAAGAAGATGGGCATCGACCCCGTCACCCACCGCCCGCTCTCTCCGGCGCGACCCGAGGAGGTTTTTCCCCTGGCACAGCAGCGGCATGATCCTCCGCACGTGCGAGAAGGACGCTGCGACGACGAGCCCAAGCAGGCGTTGTCGTCGCGAGGGCTGCCCGGcgccgaggacgacgaggacgaggaggcgCCGGCGAGCGCCCAGCCGCAGGGCGCGACATCCCCGGCCTCCACGGCGGCCGCCGTGTCGccgtcctgctcctcctcgtccACCGCCTCGGCTTCCTTCGCCACCCCCGGCGCGGACGTGGCGGCCTGGTCCGACCCCATCGACCTCTTCCAAGTCGATAGCATCATGGACATGGACTGGGCAGGCATCCTGTCCGGTTGCGGCGAGGATGGCGCCGGCATAGACGTCGACCTGTTCGACCATTACCCCGGCTTCGATCAACAAGTCTGGATGTGA
- the LOC112878732 gene encoding uncharacterized protein LOC112878732 — MELDLLGLGLPPATAAVVGHGGSAGQRHCYGQAAFDEPLRFAAAPEAPSPLRARVRRRPVGTDDDVPAPPANRLKPSSTAPWPAQPPFLKVCIPGAAGDKSPRASQLGSFMGIFPSAPSVQHAIATSTPSPQGASAPAVNGFGRTPPAAAGPIFEGSAAASRSSSDPDHSRAPLTIIYAGSVRAFDSVPMEQAEKILFLTAKEAQAAETPAYQQPVPQSELAAAPPSSAAQVMMLLGLANVKDSLLPKRTASLARFLHKRKQRQAIITPSHKAPFVDMEHPWAFEDGPKSMKENHGEEAVNTELKI, encoded by the exons ATGGAGCTAGACCTTCTGGGGCTCGGCTTGCCGCCGGCGACTGCGGCCGTGGTCGGCCACGGAG GTTCAGCGGGGCAGCGGCATTGTTACGGGCAGGCGGCCTTCGACGAGCCCCTTCGTTTCGCGGCGGCGCCCGAGGCCCCTTCGCCgttgcgcgcgcgcgtgcgccggcGCCCCGTGGGCACGGACGACGACGTCCCTGCGCCTCCGGCGAACAGGTTGAAGCCCTCGTCGACGGCGCCGTGGCCCGCTCAGCCACCGTTCCTGAAGGTTTGCATTCCGGGCGCCGCTGGAGACAAATCTCCACGAGCCTCTCAGCTCGGTTCTTTCATGGGGATATTTCCATCGGCGCCGAGCGTGCAGCACGCCATTGCCACGAGCACGCCGTCGCCGCAAGGCGCCAGCGCCCCCGCTGTAAACGGATTCGGCAGGACACCACCGGCTGCCGCAGGGCCAATCTTTGAGGGGTCCGCGGCAGCGTCCAGGTCCAGCAGCGATCCAGATCATTCCAGGGCGCCATTGACGATAATCTACGCTGGCTCTGTGCGTGCATTCGACAGTGTACCGATGGAACAG GCTGAGAAGATTCTGTTTCTGACTGCAAAAGAGGCTCAAGCTGCAGAAACCCCGGCCTACCAACAGCCAGTGCCGCAGTCGGAACTAGCTGCTGCACCCCCAAGTAGTGCAGCGCAGGTGATGATGCTCTTGGGTTTGGCTAATGTCAAAGATA GTCTTCTACCGAAGAGGACGGCGTCCCTTGCCCGCTTCCTGCATAAACGCAAGCAAAGGCAGGCGATAATTACTCCGTCACACAAAGCCCCGTTTGTGGACATGGAACATCCATGGGCCTTCGAGGATGGTCCAAAGAGCATGAAAGAAAATCATGGCGAGGAGGCAGTAAACACTGAGCTAAAGATTTAG